Genomic DNA from Cupriavidus taiwanensis:
CAAGAGCAACGAGCATCGAGAATGGTATGCCGCACAGGCCTTGGAGCATGGCTGGTCTCGCAATGTCCTGGTAATGCAGATCGAGACTCGCCTCCATGAGCGGCAGGGGCGGGCAGTGAGTAATTTTGCGGAACGCCTGCCGCCAGCACATTCGGATTTGGCTCGCGACGCCTTCAAAGATCCGTACATCTTCGACTTCCTAGGATTGGGCGAGGATGCGCAGGAACGAGATATTGAACGCGCCTTAACGCAGCATATTACGCGGTTTCTATTGGAGCTCGGCGCAGGTTTCGCCTTCGTCGGACGACAGTATCGTCTTGAGGTCGGTGGCGACGAGTTTTTCATCGACCTGCTCTTTTATCATCTGAAGCTACGCTGCTATGTCGTGGTAGAACTGAAGACCACGCCCTTCCGGCCCGAGTATGCGGGACAACTCAACTTCTATCTGTCGGCGATCGATGCCCAAGTGAAAGCCGCCGACGACAGTCCTACCATTGGACTGCTGCTCTGCAAGGAAAACAATCGCTTGGTTGCTGAGTACGCGTTGCGCGGAATGGCCAAGCCGATGGGTGTTGCGGAATATCAGTTGATCCGGGAAGTTCCCCCTCCGCTGATTACGAATCTTCCTTCGATCGAACTGATCGAGGCCGAGTTGGCCTCCGATGCGACGAGCGTTCCACGGCACGGCCGTGGAGGTTAACACTTCCATTGATGTTCATGCGCTAGAACATCCGCAAGCGCTTTCAACCACTTTAGACATAATGCGGGGTATGTCTCGGGGCACGGTCGGTGGTAGCACCGACCCCCTCGACGGGCAGAACCTTCGTTATCGGAGGGGAAGGCGGTGCGGCACGTCACGGATCTCCGCGCTCTGTCCGTCGTCTCTTCGCGACCCAATCCGGACGTTCGTGGGTTTAGGCTCCCAATGGCAGGAAACTGTCGAGCGGACGGCGAGCCAGCTTTTGTTCGACAGCACCTCGACCGAAGTGGACGGGCGACCGTGTCGGGTTACGCGCCCGCTACGGGCTAAAAGTCGTCGCTTGACACCTCGCCGTCTTCCGCAAAACGTCGAACACGGCTTTCCCCGAAAATACTTTGGCATAGAATGAAGGCATCGTGCCGACGATCCGCGCCCGACCGCATAACCGATAACAACCGCTTTGCGAACGGACATGTCCAAGTCTCTAGTCGAATTCAAACGCTTCTTGGCCAAATCGGCCCCGACGCTGTCCGAACACGAGAAAAAGCTGGCCAACCTGATGCTGGGGGGTTCAACGAAGTCGCGGCGGTCGGGACGGCCGGAGGCCGGCGAGGGAAAGTCTTGGCGAAACTGATCGTTGACAAGGGGGAGGCAGCGCCTCTGGCACTCGAAATCGCGGCCGACGAAGCGAACGTCAACGAGAAGGAGATCGTTCGGCTTACCAAAGTCGAGGTCGAGCATTTTCGTGGGTTTTCCGAGAGGCACTCTTTCGAATTCAAAAACCCGTACACGTTCGTCTATGGGCCGAACGGGACGGGAAAGTCTAGTCTCTGTGAAGCGCTCGAATACGGATTGCTCGCCTCGATCCACGAAGCGGAATCAAAGCGGATACCCGTCTCGGACTACATCAGGAACGCAACATCGAGGAAGTCGGCGAAACCCGTTCTGTACGGAGATACCGCGGAGGAGAAGGGAATCGAAGTGAAAGCGGACCCCCGCACTTTCGAATTCTGCTTCATCGAAAAGAACCGGATCGACGGATTCGCGCGGGTGGCCGCCAATACCCCGGCCGCCCAGCAGGCGCGGTTAGCGGCGCTGTTCGGCTTGGAAGAGTTCAACGCGTTCGCAACGCAGTTCAACGAGAGCCTCGACCCTTACCTGGACTGCGTCGGAAAAAAGGGGAAGGATCTCGCGGATCGGACGAAGGGGATCGCCGGACACCAAGTGATCCTCGAAGGCCTCCCGGTGAAAGCCAAAACCGCCGAAACGCGAGGCGCCGTGCTGCTCGGGAAATATCCGGAGTGCAAGGACCTCGAAAATCAAGGCAGCTCTAACCGGTCCCGAAGGCAACGGTGGCAAGCAAAAGGCTAACAACACCGAAATCGGCCGCCTGCAGAACCTTAAAACGGCCGCTGATCCAGGGACGGACGACATCCTAGCCGACGCCGACGGACTGCTCCGGCTCATCAAAGAGAAGGCAGAATCGGAAGAGTTCCTCAACCAGTACAAGGATCAGCTTTCCCTTCGAAACCTTTACGGCGCGATTCTGGGGAACCGCGAAAGGTTCGGGAACGAGTGTCCCGCGTGCGCCTCCGAACTCTACCGCGACGGTCGACTCGCCGTTCCGGTCGACCCGTACAGCAACGCGGAGGAAAAGCTGAAGCAATTCGACGCCGCCCTGCGGGCCGAAGGACGGATCAAGGAAATCCGGGAGGCCCTCAACCTCGGCTGGCGGGAATTGCTTTCGAAAATCGCCAAGCTTCCCGCGCCCGCCGCTGCTGTCGGGTTCATCGGAGCGCCCGAGGTCGGCTCGTTCAGCGCCGAGGCTTCCGACGCCAAGGATGCGGCGGGCATCGAGACCTTCCTCCGAGCCGTGCCGGCAAAGCGCGAGCTCCTTCAGGCGCTGAAGGACGCGACCGGTACTCATAACGGAAAGGTCGAACAATCCAAAGCCGCGATCAAGAAGCTCGAGGATGATAACCTCGCGATCTCCAAGGACCTCGAGGAAATCGTGGCTATCTCGACCCTCATCGCTACGAACGCGACGAGCGAGACGGAGGCGACGCAGGCTATCGCGAAGTTCAACCGGGAGAACGAGGAGCTCATCAGGGAGGCGGAAGCAGAGAAACCGGGAGTCGCAAGAAACCTGAGCTACAGCATCGCTTACGTCTCGCTCCGCGAAAAGCTCCTGGCCTACAACGCCGGACTGCCCTTGGCCCTGGCCGCGGAGCTCAACGAAAAGACGCTCAAGTTCTACAACGAGATCAACAAGAACGATCACGCTTCCGACAGGCTCAAGTCCCTGAGGCTGCCGACGGCCGTGGGTGAGAGGATAGAGATCGAGTTCGAAAACGGGGACAGGTGCGACGCGCTCCAGGTCCTCAGCGAAGGTCACATTCGGTGCCTCGGGCTCGCGATTCTGCTGGCGAAGATCACCACGGACCGCCTCCCGTTCCTGATATTCGACGATGTCGTGAACTCGATCGACGACGAGCACCGTGGCGCGATCATCGACCTCATCTTAAATCCGGAAGAAGTGGGCAAAAGGCAACTCATCGTCACGACCCACGGTGAGGATTTCGTGAAGCGCCTCGAGAACGCCGTGCCAATGAAAAAGTACGAGGAAACGGTGACCCGAATCGACTTCCTCGTGCCGTTCGCCGCCAAGAAGATCATCGTGAAGCTCGATTCGCCCCGCCACTACCTCACGGTGGCCGTCCGAAGCCACGAAGAAGGGCGTACGCGCGACTCCCTGAGTTACGTCCGAAAGGCCTTCGAAGAAGAGCTCAACCGTCTCTGGAAGAAGATTGCAAATAAGAAGCTGTCGGCGCAGATAAGTGTGGGGATGATGGGGCCGGGAAACCCTGACCTCATGAGCTTGGCGACGGGGCTTCACCAGTTCCTCAGCAGGAAGGACGTGACAGTGTTCCAGAAAGTCGTGCCACACCTGGGCGAGATGCTTGGATATGGCGAGAAGCACAAACTCGAATGGAACTACCTGAACAAGGGAACCCATGAAGAGGACCGGGTGGAAGAGTTCGACGCGGCGATCGTTCGGCGCATGCTCGAGACCGTCATCAAGCTCGACGAGGCGATCGATGCTCCGCAGGCCTGATGGTGGCTTCCGGACCCAGACATGCTTCCGGGCGATTCACACGACGGCAGGCGGTCGGGACTGCTGCCG
This window encodes:
- a CDS encoding PDDEXK nuclease domain-containing protein, with amino-acid sequence MTDTTLPAPEYKEWLNELKRRVEHARQRALLSVNRELVCLYWQIGHDILERQGRQGWGAKVIDRLASDLRSAFPDMKGFSPRNLKYMRALAEAWPSGEFVQQAAAQLPWFHLCTLLDKLKSNEHREWYAAQALEHGWSRNVLVMQIETRLHERQGRAVSNFAERLPPAHSDLARDAFKDPYIFDFLGLGEDAQERDIERALTQHITRFLLELGAGFAFVGRQYRLEVGGDEFFIDLLFYHLKLRCYVVVELKTTPFRPEYAGQLNFYLSAIDAQVKAADDSPTIGLLLCKENNRLVAEYALRGMAKPMGVAEYQLIREVPPPLITNLPSIELIEAELASDATSVPRHGRGG
- a CDS encoding AAA family ATPase, which encodes MAKLIVDKGEAAPLALEIAADEANVNEKEIVRLTKVEVEHFRGFSERHSFEFKNPYTFVYGPNGTGKSSLCEALEYGLLASIHEAESKRIPVSDYIRNATSRKSAKPVLYGDTAEEKGIEVKADPRTFEFCFIEKNRIDGFARVAANTPAAQQARLAALFGLEEFNAFATQFNESLDPYLDCVGKKGKDLADRTKGIAGHQVILEGLPVKAKTAETRGAVLLGKYPECKDLENQGSSNRSRRQRWQAKG
- a CDS encoding AAA family ATPase; translation: MLSKIAKLPAPAAAVGFIGAPEVGSFSAEASDAKDAAGIETFLRAVPAKRELLQALKDATGTHNGKVEQSKAAIKKLEDDNLAISKDLEEIVAISTLIATNATSETEATQAIAKFNRENEELIREAEAEKPGVARNLSYSIAYVSLREKLLAYNAGLPLALAAELNEKTLKFYNEINKNDHASDRLKSLRLPTAVGERIEIEFENGDRCDALQVLSEGHIRCLGLAILLAKITTDRLPFLIFDDVVNSIDDEHRGAIIDLILNPEEVGKRQLIVTTHGEDFVKRLENAVPMKKYEETVTRIDFLVPFAAKKIIVKLDSPRHYLTVAVRSHEEGRTRDSLSYVRKAFEEELNRLWKKIANKKLSAQISVGMMGPGNPDLMSLATGLHQFLSRKDVTVFQKVVPHLGEMLGYGEKHKLEWNYLNKGTHEEDRVEEFDAAIVRRMLETVIKLDEAIDAPQA